The following are encoded together in the Streptomyces sp. NBC_00341 genome:
- the ccrA gene encoding crotonyl-CoA carboxylase/reductase — MKEILDAIQSQDSTAADFAALTVPESYRAVTVHKDEAEMFSGVDSRDKDPRKSLHIEDVPVPELGPGEALVAVMASSVNYNSVWTSIFEPVSTFGFLERYGKLSELSKRHDLPYHVIGSDLAGVVLRTGPGVNAWHPGDEVVAHCLSVELESSDGHNDTMLDPEQRIWGFETNFGGLAEVALVKSNQLMPKPDHLSWEEAASPGLVNSTAYRQLVSRNGAGMKQGDNVLIWGASGGLGSYATQFALAGGANPICVVSSDQKAEICRKMGAEAIIDRNAEGYKFWKDEHNQDPREWKRFGKRIRELTGGEDVDIVFEHPGRETFGASVYVTRKGGTIVTCASTSGYTHEYDNRYLWMSLKKIVGSHFANYREAWEANRLIAKGKIHPTLSKVYSLEDTGQAAYDVHRNLHQGKVGVLALAPREGLGVRDHAMREQHIDAINLFRDASAERTDKQIRNV, encoded by the coding sequence GTGAAGGAAATCCTGGACGCGATCCAATCGCAGGACAGCACGGCCGCGGACTTCGCGGCGCTGACCGTCCCCGAGTCGTACCGCGCGGTGACCGTGCACAAGGACGAGGCCGAGATGTTCTCCGGCGTCGACAGTCGCGACAAGGACCCCCGCAAGTCCCTCCACATCGAGGACGTGCCGGTGCCCGAGCTGGGGCCGGGCGAGGCGCTGGTGGCGGTCATGGCCAGCTCGGTCAACTACAACTCCGTGTGGACGTCGATCTTCGAGCCCGTCTCGACCTTCGGCTTCCTGGAGCGGTACGGAAAGCTCAGCGAGCTCAGCAAGCGCCACGACCTTCCGTACCACGTCATCGGCTCGGACCTGGCGGGTGTCGTCCTGCGCACCGGTCCCGGCGTGAACGCCTGGCATCCCGGCGACGAGGTCGTCGCGCACTGCCTCTCGGTCGAACTGGAGTCCTCCGACGGGCACAACGACACGATGCTCGACCCCGAGCAGCGCATCTGGGGCTTCGAGACCAACTTCGGCGGCCTGGCCGAGGTCGCCCTGGTGAAGTCGAACCAGCTGATGCCGAAGCCGGACCACCTCAGCTGGGAGGAGGCCGCGTCTCCCGGACTGGTCAACTCCACCGCGTACCGCCAGCTCGTCTCGCGCAACGGCGCGGGGATGAAGCAGGGCGACAACGTGCTGATCTGGGGCGCGAGCGGCGGACTCGGCTCGTACGCGACCCAGTTCGCGCTGGCCGGCGGCGCCAACCCGATCTGCGTCGTCTCCAGCGACCAGAAGGCGGAGATCTGCCGGAAGATGGGCGCCGAGGCGATCATCGACCGCAACGCGGAGGGCTACAAGTTCTGGAAGGACGAGCACAACCAGGACCCGCGCGAGTGGAAGCGGTTCGGCAAGCGCATCCGCGAACTGACCGGCGGCGAGGACGTCGACATCGTCTTCGAGCACCCGGGCCGCGAGACCTTCGGCGCGAGCGTGTACGTGACCCGCAAGGGCGGCACGATCGTCACCTGCGCCTCGACCTCCGGCTACACCCACGAGTACGACAACCGCTACCTGTGGATGTCGCTGAAGAAGATCGTGGGCTCGCACTTCGCCAACTACCGCGAGGCGTGGGAGGCCAACCGCCTGATCGCCAAGGGGAAGATCCACCCGACGCTCTCGAAGGTCTACTCGCTGGAGGACACCGGCCAGGCCGCGTACGACGTGCACCGCAACCTCCACCAGGGCAAGGTCGGCGTTCTGGCGCTGGCGCCGCGCGAGGGCCTGGGCGTGCGCGACCACGCGATGCGCGAGCAGCACATCGACGCCATCAACCTGTTCCGTGACGCGTCGGCGGAGCGGACCGACAAGCAGATCCGGAACGTCTGA
- a CDS encoding GNAT family N-acetyltransferase, whose amino-acid sequence MSDQPTAHREGLLAVFDREMRELAHPDGPGVRVERTGDVVRRTGAAHDWNGVVWSSPDLDAARADAAIAAQVAHCVEHGYDEFEWKLYGHDRPADLGDRLLAAGFEAEEPETLLVAPVAELPTEVVLPDGVRLRTVRDEADVELMARAHEQAFGSDSARLRQQVLAQLKEDPDHFVGVLAMAGDEPVSSARMELYPGTGFAGLWGGGTVEAWRGRGVYRALIAFRTRIAAERGYRYLQVDATEDSRPILQRLGFTALTTTTPYIYRPAS is encoded by the coding sequence ATGAGCGATCAACCAACCGCACACCGTGAAGGACTGCTGGCCGTCTTCGACCGGGAGATGCGCGAGCTCGCCCACCCCGACGGCCCCGGCGTCCGCGTCGAGCGCACCGGCGACGTGGTACGCCGGACCGGCGCCGCCCACGACTGGAACGGGGTCGTGTGGTCGTCCCCGGACCTGGACGCCGCGCGGGCCGACGCGGCGATCGCCGCACAGGTGGCCCACTGCGTGGAGCACGGGTACGACGAGTTCGAGTGGAAGCTGTACGGCCACGACCGCCCGGCCGATCTGGGGGACCGGCTGCTGGCGGCCGGTTTCGAGGCGGAGGAGCCGGAGACCCTGCTGGTCGCGCCGGTCGCGGAGCTGCCCACGGAGGTCGTGCTCCCCGACGGCGTCCGGCTGCGCACCGTACGTGACGAGGCCGATGTGGAGCTGATGGCCCGCGCCCACGAGCAGGCGTTCGGCTCGGACTCGGCCCGGCTGCGGCAGCAGGTGCTGGCTCAGCTCAAGGAGGACCCGGACCACTTCGTGGGGGTGCTCGCCATGGCGGGCGACGAGCCGGTCAGCTCGGCCCGGATGGAGCTGTACCCCGGCACCGGCTTCGCCGGGCTGTGGGGCGGCGGCACGGTGGAGGCGTGGCGCGGCCGGGGCGTCTACCGGGCGCTGATCGCCTTCCGGACCCGGATCGCCGCGGAGCGCGGCTATCGCTACCTCCAGGTCGACGCGACCGAGGACAGCCGCCCGATCCTCCAGCGCCTCGGGTTCACGGCCCTGACCACGACGACCCCGTACATCTACCGCCCCGCCTCCTGA
- a CDS encoding restriction endonuclease: MRTTAGGFGAVALLICGGGLMVRIAWEGMLRHPAAVVPAAALAAAGALLLYLRRTRRRPRGGPGPLSEAVQELFEPPQEPGGSPGPEFRPLHDDGMERTAVLPEPEPVLEPLPEPVLEQWEPAEPEEEAQDHEALDADGFEDAIAALCERDGCSDVQVVGGAGDLGADVIATAPDGRRLVVQCKYYGPDNKVGSQDLQRFGGTCYAVHEAEIAVCVTTSAYTTPALEYAEQRAILCVDGEALADWNDGTAPPPWC; this comes from the coding sequence GTGCGCACGACCGCCGGCGGATTCGGGGCCGTGGCCCTGCTGATCTGCGGTGGAGGACTGATGGTGCGCATCGCCTGGGAGGGGATGCTCAGGCATCCGGCCGCTGTCGTGCCGGCCGCCGCGCTCGCCGCTGCGGGCGCCCTTCTCCTGTACCTCCGCCGGACGCGTCGCCGCCCGCGCGGCGGCCCCGGCCCGCTCTCCGAGGCCGTGCAGGAGCTCTTCGAGCCGCCCCAGGAGCCCGGTGGCTCCCCGGGCCCGGAGTTCCGGCCCCTCCACGACGACGGCATGGAGCGCACGGCCGTCCTGCCGGAACCGGAACCGGTGCTGGAGCCGCTGCCGGAACCGGTGCTGGAACAGTGGGAGCCGGCCGAGCCCGAGGAGGAGGCGCAGGACCACGAGGCCCTGGACGCCGACGGGTTCGAGGACGCGATCGCCGCGCTCTGCGAGCGGGACGGCTGCTCCGACGTGCAGGTCGTAGGCGGAGCGGGCGACCTGGGGGCCGACGTGATCGCGACCGCCCCCGACGGACGGCGACTGGTCGTCCAGTGCAAGTACTACGGGCCGGACAACAAGGTCGGCTCACAGGACCTCCAGCGATTCGGCGGAACCTGCTACGCCGTGCACGAGGCCGAGATCGCCGTCTGCGTCACCACCAGCGCCTACACCACTCCGGCCCTGGAGTACGCGGAGCAGCGCGCGATCCTCTGTGTGGACGGCGAGGCGCTCGCGGACTGGAACGACGGGACCGCGCCGCCGCCGTGGTGCTGA
- a CDS encoding TetR family transcriptional regulator, whose product MPQPARSPRVSAAPDAPESAAGTRAAAQRLKMRRELAAAAMELFATKGYEATTVDEIAGAAGVARRTFFRHFRSKEEAIFPDHDDTLVRAEAVLNAAPAHEHPLDTVCRGIKEVMKMYAAKPAVSVARYKLTREVPTLREAEIASVARYERLFTRYLLGHFDERDHHVGNDDPLLAEVAASAVVTAHNHVLRRWLRVDGQGDVEAQLDHAFAIVRDTFGTGIGAGRTAGSEPAKPPAASVSGEGEVLVAVARTDAPLDEVMRTIQQALKER is encoded by the coding sequence ATGCCCCAGCCCGCCAGGTCCCCCCGTGTGTCCGCCGCGCCCGACGCCCCGGAAAGTGCCGCGGGCACGCGTGCCGCCGCCCAACGGCTCAAAATGCGCCGCGAACTGGCCGCGGCGGCGATGGAGCTCTTCGCCACGAAGGGGTACGAGGCGACGACGGTCGACGAGATCGCGGGCGCCGCGGGCGTCGCCAGGCGCACCTTCTTCCGGCACTTCCGCTCCAAGGAAGAGGCCATCTTCCCGGACCACGACGACACCCTCGTACGCGCGGAGGCGGTCCTGAACGCCGCTCCGGCGCACGAGCACCCGCTCGACACGGTCTGCCGGGGCATCAAGGAAGTCATGAAGATGTACGCGGCGAAGCCCGCGGTCTCGGTGGCCCGCTACAAGCTGACCCGTGAGGTGCCCACCCTGCGGGAGGCCGAGATCGCCTCGGTGGCCCGCTACGAGCGGCTGTTCACGCGCTATCTGCTGGGCCACTTCGACGAGCGCGACCACCATGTCGGCAACGACGACCCGCTGCTGGCGGAGGTCGCGGCGTCCGCCGTGGTCACCGCGCACAACCACGTGCTGCGCCGCTGGCTGCGGGTGGACGGCCAGGGCGATGTGGAGGCGCAGCTGGACCACGCGTTCGCCATCGTCCGCGACACCTTCGGCACCGGGATCGGCGCGGGCCGCACGGCGGGCAGCGAGCCGGCGAAGCCGCCCGCCGCCTCGGTGAGCGGCGAGGGAGAGGTGCTGGTCGCCGTGGCCCGCACGGACGCGCCGCTGGACGAGGTCATGCGCACGATCCAGCAGGCACTCAAGGAGCGTTGA
- a CDS encoding 3-hydroxyacyl-CoA dehydrogenase family protein, whose protein sequence is MDTPLSTIAVVGLGTMGTGIAEVLARSGREVIGIDISDVAARQAVAALEASTARAVRRERITEEERRHVLARFRTFSDVRAAAEAELVIEVVPESYEIKQQVFRELDAVVSPTAILATGTNALSVTRLAAESQHPERVLGLHFFNPAPAMKLVEVVSSVLTAPPAVEAVTALARQLGKEPVAVGDRPGFVADGLLFGYLNQAAAMYEANYASREDIDAAMKLGCGLPMGPLALLDLIGVDTARTVLEAMYSASHDRLHAPAPVLGQLSEAGLTGRKAGRGFYTYTEPGSQDVVPDALTPSPESGAGAGRTVRSVGVAGSGTMASGIAEVFAKAGYDVVLAARGQEKAETAKGRIAKSLERSVTKGRLTAGERDETLARITAAGSLDAFAEVDLAVEAVAEDLLVKQQLFATLDKVCRPGAVLATTTSSLPVVSVARATSRPQDVVGMHFFNPAPAMKLVEVVRTVLTADDVHATVREVCVKVRKHPVDCGDRAGFIVNALLFPYLNNAIKMVEEHYATLDDIDAAMKLGGGYPMGPFELLDVVGLDVSLAIEKVLHSEFRDPGLAPAPLLEHLVAAGCLGRKTGRGFREYARR, encoded by the coding sequence ATGGACACCCCGCTCAGCACCATCGCCGTCGTCGGCCTCGGCACGATGGGCACCGGCATCGCCGAGGTCCTCGCCCGCTCCGGCCGCGAGGTCATCGGTATCGACATCAGTGACGTGGCCGCCCGCCAGGCCGTCGCCGCCCTGGAGGCCTCCACCGCACGGGCCGTGCGGCGCGAGCGGATCACCGAGGAGGAGCGGCGCCACGTCCTCGCCCGGTTCCGTACCTTCTCCGACGTCCGGGCCGCCGCGGAGGCGGAGCTGGTCATCGAGGTCGTGCCCGAGTCGTACGAGATCAAGCAGCAGGTGTTCCGGGAGCTCGACGCGGTCGTGTCGCCCACCGCGATCCTCGCGACGGGTACCAACGCGCTGTCCGTGACCCGGCTCGCCGCGGAGTCGCAGCATCCGGAGCGCGTGCTCGGCCTGCACTTCTTCAACCCGGCGCCCGCGATGAAGCTGGTCGAGGTGGTCTCGTCGGTGCTGACCGCGCCGCCGGCCGTGGAGGCCGTCACCGCGCTCGCCCGGCAGCTGGGCAAGGAGCCGGTCGCGGTCGGCGACCGCCCGGGGTTCGTGGCCGACGGGCTGCTGTTCGGCTACCTCAACCAGGCCGCGGCGATGTACGAGGCGAACTACGCGTCGCGTGAGGACATCGACGCGGCGATGAAGCTGGGCTGCGGACTGCCGATGGGCCCGCTCGCCCTGCTGGACCTGATCGGCGTCGACACCGCCCGTACCGTCCTGGAGGCGATGTACAGCGCCTCGCACGACCGGCTGCACGCCCCCGCACCGGTCCTCGGCCAGCTCAGCGAGGCCGGGCTGACCGGCCGCAAGGCGGGCCGCGGTTTCTACACGTACACGGAGCCGGGCAGCCAGGACGTGGTTCCGGACGCGCTGACGCCGTCGCCGGAGAGCGGTGCGGGCGCCGGGCGGACCGTGCGCTCGGTGGGCGTCGCCGGCTCCGGGACGATGGCCTCGGGGATCGCGGAGGTCTTCGCGAAGGCCGGTTACGACGTGGTGCTCGCCGCACGCGGCCAGGAGAAGGCGGAGACCGCGAAGGGACGGATCGCGAAGTCACTTGAACGGTCGGTCACCAAGGGGCGGCTGACGGCCGGGGAACGGGACGAGACGCTGGCCCGGATCACCGCGGCCGGGTCGCTGGACGCCTTCGCGGAGGTCGATCTCGCCGTCGAGGCCGTGGCCGAGGACCTGCTGGTGAAGCAGCAGCTGTTCGCCACCCTGGACAAGGTGTGCAGGCCCGGCGCGGTGCTCGCCACCACCACGTCCTCGCTGCCGGTGGTCTCGGTCGCGCGGGCCACCTCGCGGCCCCAGGACGTCGTCGGGATGCACTTCTTCAACCCGGCTCCCGCGATGAAGCTGGTCGAGGTGGTCCGCACGGTGCTGACGGCCGACGACGTGCACGCCACGGTCCGGGAGGTCTGCGTGAAGGTGCGCAAGCACCCGGTGGACTGCGGGGACCGGGCCGGGTTCATCGTGAACGCGCTGCTGTTCCCGTACCTGAACAACGCGATCAAGATGGTCGAGGAGCACTACGCGACGCTGGACGACATCGACGCCGCGATGAAGCTGGGCGGCGGCTATCCGATGGGCCCGTTCGAGCTCCTGGACGTCGTGGGCCTCGATGTCTCGCTCGCCATCGAGAAGGTGCTGCACAGCGAGTTCCGCGACCCGGGACTCGCCCCGGCGCCGCTGCTGGAGCATCTGGTGGCCGCCGGCTGCCTCGGCCGCAAGACGGGGCGCGGCTTCCGCGAATATGCCCGTCGCTGA
- a CDS encoding adenylosuccinate lyase, with amino-acid sequence MDEELRSLTHRLADEAGGSAAYHRLVATEDDEELARVLIERERPLWAREIAAFRLGCGGDRRAFETLVLLLNHRDPERCAGAAHALARLGDPRTPRAAAALATNSLRTAYALYPVRLLGELRAPESVPALMTTLRGLLGPDEPYWRVALACVEELGTLGDVRARPLLEAALPHPRLGDAAGEALSRLPAP; translated from the coding sequence ATGGATGAGGAGCTGCGGTCACTGACGCACCGGCTGGCCGATGAAGCTGGAGGGTCTGCCGCTTACCACCGGCTGGTCGCCACCGAGGACGACGAGGAGCTGGCACGGGTCCTCATCGAGCGCGAACGCCCGCTGTGGGCACGCGAGATCGCGGCGTTCCGGCTGGGCTGCGGCGGTGACCGCCGGGCCTTCGAGACCCTGGTGCTGCTGCTCAACCACCGCGACCCCGAGCGCTGCGCCGGGGCCGCGCACGCGCTGGCCCGCCTCGGTGACCCGCGCACCCCGCGCGCCGCCGCCGCGCTCGCCACCAACTCCCTGCGCACCGCCTACGCGTTGTACCCGGTCCGGCTGCTCGGTGAGTTGCGCGCCCCGGAGTCCGTGCCGGCCCTGATGACCACCCTGCGCGGGCTCCTCGGGCCGGACGAACCGTACTGGCGGGTGGCGCTCGCCTGTGTCGAGGAGCTGGGCACGCTCGGTGACGTACGGGCCCGCCCGCTGCTGGAGGCGGCCCTGCCGCACCCCCGGCTGGGCGACGCGGCGGGGGAGGCGCTCAGCCGGCTGCCGGCGCCCTGA
- a CDS encoding GNAT family N-acetyltransferase: protein MTTRPTPAHAPEPLVRDMTIDDCEAVSAVRVRGWRSAYAGLMPQAYLDAMSVAEDAERRRGFFTEGNEVVNVVAERAGLGVIGWAAYGPYRENGARLARGELYAIYVLPELTGTGVGRALMSEVLARAGAAGHPDLALWVLRENAPARRFYARAGFRPDGAEESFEVDGVPVPEVRYVRPLGAP, encoded by the coding sequence ATGACCACCCGCCCCACTCCGGCGCACGCTCCCGAACCGCTGGTCCGGGACATGACCATCGATGACTGCGAGGCGGTGTCGGCGGTCCGGGTGCGCGGCTGGCGGAGCGCGTACGCCGGGCTGATGCCGCAGGCGTATCTGGACGCGATGAGCGTCGCCGAGGACGCGGAGCGACGCAGAGGGTTCTTCACCGAGGGCAACGAGGTCGTCAACGTGGTGGCCGAGCGGGCGGGCCTCGGCGTCATCGGCTGGGCGGCGTACGGGCCGTACCGCGAGAACGGCGCACGGCTCGCGCGCGGCGAGCTGTACGCGATCTACGTACTGCCGGAGCTGACGGGGACGGGGGTGGGCCGGGCCCTGATGTCCGAGGTGCTGGCGCGCGCCGGCGCGGCGGGTCATCCGGATCTCGCGCTCTGGGTGCTCAGGGAGAACGCGCCGGCCCGCCGTTTCTACGCCCGCGCGGGCTTCCGGCCGGACGGCGCCGAGGAATCCTTCGAGGTGGACGGCGTACCGGTGCCCGAGGTGCGTTACGTACGCCCGCTCGGCGCGCCCTGA
- a CDS encoding alpha/beta hydrolase, which translates to MTKRSGILFAVGATVAGLVTVAPSPATADTGTQRVAALKWTDCATKASPTLQCASVSAPLDHDDPSGRKVTLALTRVPHTSKTFQGPLLVNPGGPGGSGLSMAGFVAASLPKAVAAQYDVIGFDPRGVGKSRPALDCVPKYSDPVRPDSVPNSLGGERVNRDRARSFAAACGRKYPDLLPYMDTVSAAKDLDVIRRAAGAAKLNYLGYSYGTYLGSVYAKLFPDRVRRLVLDSNVDPTGIWYDDNLSQDYAFDTRHKAFMAWVAKYDSTYKLGSDPAKVEAVWYRMRNAVKKHPAGGKVGASELDDTFLPGGYYNGYWPALAEAFAGYVHHKDEKTLVKAYERFGAVDAEGDNGYSVYTAVQCRDAQWPRDWNVWRNDAWRVHSKAPFMAWSNTWYNAPCADWPVEPLNPVRVSNHGLPPALLFQATDDAATPYEGGVTLHRKLRGSSLVVEQGGGNHGVTLSGNDCLDTYLADYLAKGTVPRGKGGDVDAVCAKSPDPKPATGKTAKTAKAAPRAGTGDRGSALHGMLGFRG; encoded by the coding sequence ATGACGAAACGTTCAGGAATTCTGTTCGCCGTCGGGGCGACGGTCGCCGGTCTGGTGACCGTCGCCCCGTCCCCGGCGACCGCCGACACGGGCACGCAGCGCGTCGCGGCGCTCAAGTGGACCGACTGCGCCACCAAGGCGTCCCCGACGCTCCAGTGCGCGTCGGTGAGCGCCCCGCTCGACCATGACGACCCGTCGGGCCGGAAGGTCACCCTCGCCCTGACCCGGGTGCCGCACACCTCGAAGACCTTCCAGGGCCCGTTGCTGGTCAACCCCGGCGGTCCCGGCGGCAGCGGACTGTCGATGGCCGGTTTCGTCGCCGCCTCGCTGCCGAAGGCGGTGGCCGCCCAGTACGACGTGATCGGCTTCGATCCACGCGGCGTGGGCAAGAGCCGGCCGGCCCTGGACTGCGTGCCGAAGTACTCCGATCCGGTGCGGCCGGACTCGGTGCCGAACTCGCTGGGGGGCGAGCGGGTCAACCGGGACCGCGCCCGGTCCTTCGCGGCCGCCTGCGGCAGGAAGTACCCGGACCTGCTGCCGTACATGGACACGGTCAGCGCGGCCAAGGACCTCGATGTGATCCGCCGGGCAGCCGGGGCGGCCAAGCTCAACTACCTCGGGTACTCCTACGGCACCTACCTGGGTTCGGTGTACGCCAAGCTGTTCCCGGACCGGGTGCGGCGCCTGGTGCTCGACTCGAACGTCGACCCGACCGGCATCTGGTACGACGACAACCTGAGCCAGGACTACGCGTTCGACACTCGGCACAAGGCGTTCATGGCCTGGGTGGCGAAGTACGACAGCACGTACAAGCTGGGCAGCGACCCCGCGAAGGTCGAGGCCGTCTGGTACCGGATGCGGAACGCCGTCAAGAAGCATCCCGCGGGCGGGAAGGTCGGCGCGAGCGAGCTGGACGACACGTTCCTGCCGGGCGGCTACTACAACGGCTACTGGCCCGCGCTGGCCGAGGCGTTCGCCGGTTACGTGCACCACAAGGACGAGAAGACGCTGGTCAAGGCGTACGAGCGGTTCGGCGCGGTCGACGCGGAGGGCGACAACGGGTACTCGGTCTACACGGCCGTGCAGTGCCGTGACGCCCAGTGGCCGCGCGACTGGAACGTCTGGCGCAACGACGCCTGGCGCGTGCACAGCAAGGCGCCCTTCATGGCCTGGAGCAACACCTGGTACAACGCGCCGTGCGCCGACTGGCCGGTGGAGCCGCTGAACCCGGTCCGGGTCTCCAACCACGGCCTGCCGCCCGCGCTGCTCTTCCAGGCAACGGACGACGCGGCCACACCGTACGAGGGCGGGGTCACCCTGCACCGCAAGCTCCGCGGCTCCAGCCTGGTCGTCGAGCAGGGCGGCGGCAACCACGGCGTCACCCTGAGCGGCAACGACTGCCTCGACACGTATCTGGCGGACTATCTCGCCAAGGGCACCGTGCCGCGCGGTAAGGGCGGCGACGTGGACGCGGTCTGCGCCAAGTCGCCGGACCCGAAGCCCGCGACCGGCAAGACGGCGAAGACCGCGAAGGCGGCACCCCGCGCAGGCACCGGGGACCGGGGCAGCGCACTGCACGGGATGCTCGGCTTCCGGGGCTGA